Proteins encoded in a region of the Triticum dicoccoides isolate Atlit2015 ecotype Zavitan chromosome 3A, WEW_v2.0, whole genome shotgun sequence genome:
- the LOC119272405 gene encoding extradiol ring-cleavage dioxygenase-like yields MDTFFLSHGSPAICIDERIPAHSFFKSWLPAAVAGAQAPRAVLVVSAHWETDAPAVNVVRGTNDTVHDLPGLPDELYKLRYPAPGAPGLARRTKELLEGAGFGPVSEEHGRGLDHGAWVPLMLMFPEADVPACQLSLQTGRDGAYHYNLGAALAPLRDEGVLVLGSGTATHNLSQLGPLDAPVPQWAADFDAWLRDALLDGRYEDVKRYKEKAPQAEVAHPSPEHIYPLHVALGAAGDEARAELIHHSWTNATFSYSSYRFTKKI; encoded by the exons ATGGACACCTTCTTCCTGTCGCACGGCTCGCCGGCGATCTGCATCGACGAGAGGATCCCGGCGCACAGCTTCttcaagtcgtggctgccagcggcggtGGCGGGCGCGCAGGCGCCGCGCGCCGTCCTGGTGGTGTCCGCGCACTGGGAGACCGACGCTCCGGCCGTCAACGTCGTCCGCGGCACCAACGACACCGTCCACGACCTGCCGGGCCTCCCCGACGAGTTATACAAG CTGAGGTACCCGGCGCCGGGCGCGCCGGGCCTGGCCAGGAGGACCAAGGAGCTCCTGGAGGGCGCCGGGTTCGGGCCGGTGAGCGAGGAGCACGGCCGCGGGCTCGACCACGGCGCCTGGGTGCCGCTGATGCTCATGTTCCCGGAGGCCGACGTCCCGGCGTGCCAGCTCTCCCTGCAGACCGGCCGCGACGGCGCCTACCACTACAACCTAGGCGCGGCGCTGGCGCCCCTCAGGGACGAGGGCGTCCTCGTCCTCGGCTCCGGCACCGCCACGCACAACCTCAGCCAGCTGGGGCCTCTCGACGCGCCGGTGCCGCAGTGGGCCGCCGACTTCGACGCCTGGCTCAGGGACGCGCTCCTGGACGGGAG GTACGAGGACGTGAAGCGATACAAGGAGAAGGCGCCCCAGGCTGAGGTTGCGCACCCTTCGCCGGAGCACATCTACCCGCTGCACGTCGCGCTGGGCGCCGCCGGGGATGAGGCCAGGGCGGAGCTGATCCACCACAGCTGGACCAACGCCACCTTCTCCTACTCTTCGTACCGCTTCACCAAGAAGATTTGA